One region of Danio aesculapii chromosome 7, fDanAes4.1, whole genome shotgun sequence genomic DNA includes:
- the LOC130232587 gene encoding lithostathine-1-alpha-like encodes MDNGRFGPVVSSCPSSAPTLMNWRDAQSYCRQNHIDLVSVRNQNENQQLEKFINDRSLSGSAVWIDKLIVIQQNLSWSEALRYCRQNHVDLVSVQSVEMQRRVMNVVKLATTEAVWLGLHNFCSMNMWLWVSGDMVCYQNWAPGNGSTPENCKLENRKGAVQSGGDQTWISLPESHRLNFICTN; translated from the exons ATGGACAATGGAAGATTTGGCCCTGTAGTGTCGTCTTGTCCTTCATCTGCTCCAACA CTGATGAACTGGAGAGACGCTCAGAGTTACTGCAGACAGAATCACATTGATCTGGTCAGTGTGAGGAACCAGAATGAGAATCAACAGCTGGAGAAGTTCATTAATGACAGAAGCTTATCTGGATCTGCAGTCTGGATCG ATAAACTGATTGTGATCCAGCAGAATCTGTCGTGGTCTGAAGCTCTGAGATACTGCAGACAGAATCATGTGGATCTGGTCTCGGTTCAGTCAGTGGAGATGCAGCGTCGTGTGATGAACGTGGTTAAACTGGCAACTACTGAGGCGGTGTGGTTGGGTTTACACAACTTCTGCAGCATGAACATGTGGCTCTGGGTCAGTGGAGACATGGTGTGCTATCAGAACTGGGCTCCAGGGAACGGCAGCACACCGGAAAACTGCAAACTGGAGAACAGAAAAGGAGCAGTTCAGTCTGGAGGAGATCAGACCTGGATCAGCCTTCCTGAATCTCACAGACTCAACTTCATCTGCACTAACTAG